The window ACCTGACTCACGCCTCCTCCAGTACCGACACGTCGATTCGTGGGTAGGTCACGCCACCAGAAATTGAGCCTTCGCCGGCGACGACGCCCCAGAACCGAACGCGCTCGCCTTCGAGCAGTCGGAAACTGACGTCGTTGTCGAAGAACTGTCCCGTGGGCCACCGGATGACGACGTCACCACGTGGTTTCCCGGCGTCGTTTTCGACGGTGACGGTGGCGAGGCGTGTGCCCTTGCGCTCGAGCGTCTCGGAGACGCGGCCTGCGTAGGTCACAGACGTGCCAGTGTACGAGTCTGGGTCCGTCCGGAGGTCTCCGTACGGAATCACCGACGCGTCGTCGAGAGTGCTCGCCGTCGTCGTGGTGTTGGACTGCGGACCGTCTTCGTAGAGTGGTTGTGGTTCCGGGAGCGACCACTCGACAGACGGCAGTTCGATATCAGGAAGTCGGGAGTCGACCCACGCGACGCGACGTGCGATTGCCGCACGGACTGCCGGCGACTGTTGGACGAGGTCGGAGATGCGTTCGACGACGAGGTACGTGACGAAGCCGCCAACGACGTACTGACTCGCCTTCTTCAGGGCTTCTCGCCGGGAGATAGCGTCGTCGTCTTCGTCGGATGTATCGGCGTTCGACGCTTCTTCCTCACCGGACTCGTCGCCATCTTCGATTGGGTCGCCCAACCAGTTCGTCTGCGGTCGGTCGGTCGAAGCGGCCATGTCACGGACGAACGACTCGATACCCGCCTCGCGGACTTCGACGGCGATAGTGGGGGCATCGAGTTCGACCAGTCCGGGTCGGTGTGCGTCGTCTTCGAGTCGGCCACGACCGATGGCCGCCACGTAGGGTTCCTCTCCGGCGTGGTCGCAGTTCCGAACGAACGCGCTGGTCTTGTCTGCGGTGACGCGCTTCGTCGTCGAAATCCAGATGCGGACCGCTCTGTGTGCGCCTTCGGTCGTCTCTCCCTCTGCTTCGACGTGAACGTCCGTACCATGAAAGGTGACGTGCGTCTCGTACCCGCGGGACTCCCAAATGCGCTCGAAGATGGCGGCGAGTTCGACGTCGGAACGGTCTGCGATGACTGCCCCGAGCGACCGGTCTCTCATTCGGTTCGAGGTTGTCACTTCGGCATTGTTAGCTGTTTTCTCCCAGTTCTCGGCGGTGAGAACAGCGACCAACGAGCGGGAAGATAGTGGGTACGAATCGACAGCAGAAGAGCAGACGGCACGAAGCGACAGCGAGGTTCTCAGTCGAGCAGTCGAACGGCGGCGTCGGCGACGATGTCCGCGACTTCCACCACTTCGTCGGTGTAGACGAACTCGCCGGCCCCGTGGATGTTCTCGCCGTCCGGGCCGACGATGACTGTCGGGAGGCCTGCCCTGTCACCGAGGTAGTTGAAGTCGCCCACGCTGGAGAAGTAGCCGTAGTCCGGGTCGGTCCCCGAGACGGCGCGGGTCGAGTCGGTGAGGGCCGTGACGAGTGGGTGGTCCTCGTCCGTGACGTACGGACCGTAGAGGATGTCGTCTTCGGGGGCCTCGCGGAAGCCAACGTCTACGTCGCTCTCTAGGCCGAGTTCGTCGACGACGCGTTCTGCGTCGGCGCGGGCGTCTTCGAGCGTCTCGCCGACGACCACGTGGCGGTCGACCATGAGGCGTGCCCGCTCCGGCACCGAGAGCGTCTGACTCCCGCCTTCTATCTTCAGCGGGCAGACCGACCCGTCGCCGAGTTTCGGATGGGACCCGACTTCGAGGTCGTCCAGTGCTGCGGCGAGTTTCCCGGCCTCGACGACGGCGTTGATACCGGTGTGGGGTTTCGACCCGTGAGCGGCCTTTCCGCGGACTTCGATGTCGTAGAAGTACCGCCCACGAGCGCCGAGTAAGAGCGCCGGATTCTCGATGTCCTCTTGCGCGAGAATTGGACCGGGTTCGGTGACGATTGCCGCGTCGCAGTCGTCGACGATGCCGTCTCTGATGAGGCGGTCGGTCCCGAGGCCGTACGGTCCTTCTTCGTCCACGACGGCCGTGAGAAGCACGTCGCCGGCGAGGTCGTACTCCGCGAGTGCGTCGAACGCCATCATGACGGCCGCGAGGCCGCCTTTCATGTCGCACGCACCCTGTCCGTACAGTTTGCCGTCTTCGATGCGACCCGACGTGGGGTCTTCCTCCCAGTCTTCGACGAGGAGGACCGTGTCCATGTGGGCGTTGAGCAGGAGTGTCGGCGCGTCCGGGTCAGACCCTTCCAACCGGGCGACGACGTTGTCGCCTTCGTACTCGGTGATGTCTGGTTCGCTCACGTGGTGGTACTCCGGGTCGTGTCCGCGGGCGTCTAGCCACTCGTAGACGAACTCGGCTATCTCGTCTTCCTCGAAGTACGGACTCGGAATCTGCACGAGGTCTTGCAGGAGGTCGATGGTTTCGTCCGGGTCGACGCGTGGGGCGTCGCCCGATACGCGACCATCCTCCCCAGAAGTGTCGAGTTCCTCAGTCATCGCTCACACTCCGAACAGAGGGGTTGTACTCGTCGGATGGCACGCCCGGAAGCGTGCCGAGGATGGCCTCCACGTCGTGGTCGTTCTGCTGGCCGCGGTACCAGTACGCGCCGAAGATGACGAGGCCGAGGGCGACCCACGGGACGTACACCGACAGCGACCCTTTGTACGCCTCGGTCAGGAGGCCGACGGCACCGAGCGACCCGACCAGACCGGTGATAGTGAGGAGCGCCGGACGCGAGAATCCTGCTTCTTCGCCGAGCGTCGAGTCGGTGTAGAGGATGTAGAGGACCGTTATCGACACCGCTGCATAGGCGATGAGGTAACTGAACGTCGCGATGGCGATGGCCTGACTCAGACCGGTACTCCAGAACGTGAGACCGGAGGCGACGACGTAGAGCGTCAAGAGCGACCAGTGCGGCGTCCCGAAGCGGTCGGAGACGGCCGAGAATTTCTTCGGGAACACTTCGTCCCACGCCCACGAGTACGGCATCTTGATGCCGGCGGCCATGACCGCGTGAACCGACGAGGCAGT is drawn from Haloferax litoreum and contains these coding sequences:
- a CDS encoding M20 family metallopeptidase translates to MTEELDTSGEDGRVSGDAPRVDPDETIDLLQDLVQIPSPYFEEDEIAEFVYEWLDARGHDPEYHHVSEPDITEYEGDNVVARLEGSDPDAPTLLLNAHMDTVLLVEDWEEDPTSGRIEDGKLYGQGACDMKGGLAAVMMAFDALAEYDLAGDVLLTAVVDEEGPYGLGTDRLIRDGIVDDCDAAIVTEPGPILAQEDIENPALLLGARGRYFYDIEVRGKAAHGSKPHTGINAVVEAGKLAAALDDLEVGSHPKLGDGSVCPLKIEGGSQTLSVPERARLMVDRHVVVGETLEDARADAERVVDELGLESDVDVGFREAPEDDILYGPYVTDEDHPLVTALTDSTRAVSGTDPDYGYFSSVGDFNYLGDRAGLPTVIVGPDGENIHGAGEFVYTDEVVEVADIVADAAVRLLD